From the genome of Desulfovibrio sp. JY:
CGCGGATGGGCTGGGCGAGCTTTTTGAACTTGAGCTCCTTGGCCTCGAGATAGGCGGCCACCGCCTGCTCCATGGCGGCCTCGTCGAAGCAGCACAGGGCCTCGAGGATGGCGCGCACGTCGGTGAGGTGCTCGCGCACCTCGGGAGTGAGAAACTTCTGCACCGCCTTCATGTCGTAGACCAGATCGTCCGTGCGGACGACGAAGCATTCGGTCTTGTCCGCCATCTCGGCCAACGTCTGGGCGCGCGGCTGCAAAAGCGGCACGATGCGGGCCAGGTATTCCAGGTCCTGGGACGGATAGCCCTTGCGCTCGAGGAACGAGTTGACCAGCACCGCCAGGCGCGAGGCCGGGCTTTCCTTGATATAGTGGGCGTTTAACCACAGGAGCTTGGCCTGGTCGAACACGGCGGCCGAACTGCCGAGGTTGTCCGTGGAGAAAAGTTCGACCAGCTCCTCGCGGGAGAAAAGCTCCTGGTCGCCGGAGGACCAGCCCAGGCGCACCAGGCCGTTGAGCATGGCTTCGGGCAGGAAGCCCTCGGTCTCGTACTCCATGACCGCCGTGGCCCCGTGGCGCTTGGAGAGCTTTTTCTTGTCCGGGCCAAGGATCATGGGCACATGGCCGAAGCGCGGCAGGGGCAGGTCCAGGGCCTTGTAGATGAGGATCTGGCGCGGGGTGTTGTTCAAATGGTCGTCGCCCCGGATGATGTGGGTGACGCCCATGGTGGCGTCGTCGACCACCACGGCCATGTTGTAGGTCGGCGAGCCGTCCGGGCGGCGCAGGACCATGTCGTCGAGCTCGGCGTTGTCGAAGGAGACCGGCCCCTTGACCATGTCGTCGACCACGGTCGCGCCGGCAATGGGGGCCTTGAGCCGCACCACCCGGCCCGGCCCGGGGCCGAGGCCCGCCTCGCGGCAGCGGCCGGAATACTTGGGCTTGAGGCCCTTTTGCCTCGCTTCCTCGCGCATGGCCTCGACTTCCTCGGGCGTGCACGAGCACCAGTAGGCGTGGCCGGTTGCGAGCAGCTTGTCGATGTACTCGTTATAGATGTCGAAGCGCTGGCTTTGGTAGGTGATCTCGCCGTCATGGTCGAGGCCGAGCCACTCCATGGCGTCGAGGATGGATTTGGTCATGTCGGCGTTGGACCGGACCAGGTCCGTGTCCTCGATGCGCAGCAGAAATTTGCCGCCGGTGTGGCGGGCCAGCAGCCAGTTGAAAATGGCCGTGCGCGCGCCGCCGATATGCAGGTAGCCGGTGGGGCTCGGGGCGAAACGGGTAACGATGGTGCTCATAGGGGCTCCAAAGCGAAAAAAGGGAGCTGCCGCGGCGGCTCCCCAGGTGACGGACGAAAACGCGGCCGGGGCGCGGCCGGCTGCGGGAAATGGACGGAGCTAGACGGGTTCCACGGCCTTGACGCCCGGAACCTCCTGCATGAGGATGCGTTCGATGCCGTTTTTGAGCGTCATCTGCGACATGGGGCACCCCTTGCAGGCGCCGGTGAGCCGCACCTTGACGATGCCGCCGTCGGTGACCTCGACGAGTTCCACATCCCCGCCGTCGGCTTGGAGGCTGGGTCGGATCTTGGCCAGGGCGGCCTCGACTTTCTCTCGCATGGCGATACTCCTTGGCGTGGGCCTAGGCCACGGCCGACGATGGCCGACGACCTTGCGGCCGGGAGGTAGCGTCTTTGGGGGCCGGCGTCAACCGCGCCGCCCTTGGCCCCGCCTCGGGGATGGGCAAATGCGGCGAGGCGTGCTAGAGGGCGGACAACCCGAACGCCCGACCGTGCCAGCGGGCGGTGGAGCCCATGCATGTTCAAGAAATCCGTCTTCCTGATTCTCCTTTTCTCCTTCTTTTTCCTGATGCTCTCGGCCCTGGTGGTTTTCATCGCGCCGGCGGCCCGGGTGGCCTCCTGGGCCGACTGGGCCTTTCTGGGCCTGTCCCGGCCAAGCTGGGAAGCCGCGCACCTGGGCATGGGCCTGCTTTTCGTCGTGGCCGCACTGGCCCACGTGGCCTGCAACCGGGCGACGCTGCTCGATGCCTTGCGCGACGCCGACGGCGCGCTGGTGCTTTTCACGAGACCTTTTTTCGTGGGCCTCCTCGTGGCCGTGGCGGTTTTCGTCTGGTCCCTCGGCGGCATGCCGCCGGTCGGCCAGCTGGTCGCCGTATCGGACTATTTCAAGCAGCGGGCCGTGGAGACCTACGGCGAGCCGCCCTATGCCGAGGCCCAGCGCTCGACCCTGGAAAGCCTGGCCCGGCGCATGGGCATGGACAAGGACAAGGCGCTCGCCCTGCTGCGGCTGAAAAACATCAAGGCCGAAAGCGCGGACATGACGCTGGCCGAGATCGCCCGGCAAAACGGGGTGGCCCCGGGCGGGGTGTTCGAGGCCCTGCGCATGGTCATGGAGCCTTCGGGCGGCAACCCGGGCGGACTGCCCAAGGACCCGCCCCCGGGCCTTGGCCGGCGCAAGCTTTCCGATATCTGCGAGGAATACGGCCTGCCCCAGGCCACGGCCATGTCCCGGCTCGCCGCCGCTGGGATGAAGGCCCAGCCGTCCTGGACGCTGACCGACACGGCCAAGGCCAACAACGTGCTGCCCATCGCCGTCTACGAGGCCCTGCGCACGGAAAAGCCCGCCCCGGTGGCTGTGGAGGTCACGCCCACGCCCGAGGCCGCGACGCCCCAGCCGGTCCAGGAGCAGGAAAGCGCCCCTGCCGAGCAGCCCCAGCCGGTCCGGCAAGCGGCTCCCGTCCAGGAACCGACGCCCATCCAGGCCGCGCCGCAACAGGCTCCCGTGGCCCAGCCCGCGCAACCCGCTCCCGGCGTCGCTTCCCAGCCGGGGTATGCGCCAACGACGCCGGGAGCGGTCCAGCCCGCCCAGCCGGGCTATCCGCCGGCAACCGCCGCGCCGGCCCAGCCCACGGCTCCGGCCGCGTCGATACCGGCCACCCCGCCGCCGGGACTGGAGAAAATGATGCTGCAGACCTTTTGCCGCGAATACGACATTCCGCTTTCGGTGGCCGTGCAGCGGCTGGCCCGGCACCACATCACGGCCTTCGGCGACATGAGCTTCGAGGAGCTGTCGCTGGAAAATAACCGCACTCCCTCCGACATCATGCGTCTGGTCGTCGGCCAGTAGGCAGAAACGGGCAGGCCCTCCCGGCGGACCTGCCCGCTTCTTTTCAGCCAGCCACGACAATGGAAAAGGGCAGGTGAACCACCTGCCCTTTTTACTTTTTTGGGGGGAATGGCCGGGACCCGACGGATCAGAGACGGCGGCCGGCCGGAGTCGGAGCCGGTTGCGGCGGCGCGGGATTGGGGCCGGCCGGGGGCGGCGGCACGAAGCCGTAGTTCCACTTGGTCATGGTGCCGCCCATGTCCATGGCCAGGGTCGAGGTGATGGCCGTCAGCGGATCGGTCGGCATGCGGTTTTTGCGGGCGAAAAGAATGTAGTCCTCGACGAGCCCGGTCTCCATGGTGCCGGCCTCGGCCATGGACCACAGGCGTTCGCCGCTTCGGGCGTCGATGACGTCGAAGGTGAAGGACACGCCGCTGTCGCCCCGGGTGCCGCCGGAGAGGACATAGGTGAACTTGCCGACGATGACCGTATCGAGGCCCATTCTGCGGGCCACGGCCACGGCTTGCGGCGTGCTCGCCCCGCGCAGGTTGGGTTCGTAGATGATCTTGGGGAAGACGCGGTCCCGGGTCCAGGTCCGCCAGACCACCCGGGTGAGCTGTTCGCCCAGGTCCTGGGACCCGGCCATGTCCTGGGTGACCTCGAAGGGCACCATGAGCGCCGAGACGGGCGTCGGCGGCGAGCGCATGGGCTCGACGTAGACCTCGGGGCTGTCGCGGCGGGTGTAGTTGTCGATGTAAACGGTGCTCTTGTCGGAGAGCTTGGGTTCGATGGCGCAGGCGGCAAGCAGCGTCAGCCCGGCCAGGGCGCAGACGAGTGCGGCCAGGCGGGCGGCCGGGCAGGCGGACAGACGGGCGAGACGCGGATGGCGGCGCATGACGTTCCTCCAGGGCCGAAGGGCGGTTACTGGCGCGTGGTGGTGACCACGGGCGCGTCGCAAAGGGTTTTGAGGAGCTGTTCGCGCGAGGACAGCAGGCTCTCGCGCAGCTCGATGCGTTTTCGCGACGGAAGCATGCGAAATTCCGGACGCGCGGCCATGCGCCCAAGCTCCAGCATTTCCCGGCGGATACGCCTGGCCTTGAGCAGAAAGGCCTGTTCCTCCGGGCGGACCTTGGAGGCCACCTCGGCCAGTTCGGCCAGTTCGGCGGCCATGGTCCGAAAGGTCTCGGGATGGATATCCCTGGCCAATCGGCGCTTTTCGGCCATGTTCCGCCATTTTGTCCGCAACCATGCCAACATGGGCGTCACCGCGTCATCGCCCGGGCGATAACGCCCGGGGCAGGATCCGTCCATCCGCGCACGCTTCCCATGCCAGTGTCTTCGCGTTTCCCGAAGCCCGCGTCAAGAGGACCAGGGGGACGGCAGGCATTACCGGCCGGGCGTGAAGTTTTGCAGCATGGCCAGAAGCAGAAAGAGATAAATAGACCATTTGATGAAGATGACGGCCAGGGTCTGGGTATAGGCTCCCTGGTGGACTTTTTTGAGCCCGATGGCCTGCAGCACCATGTACCAGACGAGAATGACCGGGGAGAGGATCTGGCCGGCCACGGGCACGGCCGAAAGGACCGTGGGCGCGGCGCTGTAGCACAGCACGCGGAACGTCTCGTTAAAGCCTTTGTTGGCGCTGCGAAAAAGCCGCAAGAGCAGGTGGGTGAGCCAGGCGTCGAGATAGATGCCGAAGGTGATGGCCAGGGGCACGAGCAAAAGCGCGATGAGAAATCCCAGGCCGGGCGTGGCGGCGGCGGCCCCCAGGGGATCGGCCTGGCCGGGATCGCCGATCCTGGCCCGCAGGCCCATAATCGACCACAAAAAGTCGATGACGAGCAGGAACTCGCTGATAAGCAGGTTGAAGACCAGCGCCTTCCCCTTGGGCCGGCCCAAGGGCATGTCGCTGAAAAAATCCACGGGCGTGAAAAGGATTTTCTTGAGCGTGCGGAAAAGGCCCGGGAAGAACCCGTAGGCGTCCACCCGTTCCCAGGGAATGGGATCGGTGACGGTTTCCCGGGGAGGCGTGTTGGCGTCTTCCGGCGCGTCGTCCGCTTCGTCCTCCTCGTCCACTGGCGCTTCGGATTTGGCGGCGCGCTTGCGGGACGGCGAGGCATCCATGGCCTGGAGTCTGGCCCAGATGTCCCGGACGCCGTCGCCGGCCCGTTGGCCGTCGCTTGGGCCGTGGCGTTTTGGGGGAACCTCCGGGCTTTCGGTCGCGTCTTCCCTGGTTATCGCCATATCGTCCGGAGCGTCGCGCCGCGCTGCGCCGGGCGCTGCTTCGGCGCTGTCGCGCGGGGGCTCGGCCGGGGCGCTCTCGCCGGGGCGGTCGTCACCGGGCGCGGGAGATGCCGCGTCCGCTTCGACCTCGTCGTCGTGGCCGGACGTTGCCGCCGGTTCGGGCCTGCTGGCGGCGACTTCCTGCGCGACTTGGGACCATTGGTGATCGCGCGGGGGGGTGTGCGCCTGCTCGTCGGGCGCTTCTTCCGGGACGGCGTCCTCGGCCTTGGGCGCGGGAACCTTGGACCGGACGGAAGGCGGCGCGAGGTCTTCGGGCGCCTCGTCCTGGTGGGGGGATTCCCAATGGGTGACCGGCGGGGCGGCCGTTTCCGCCTGGGCGGCGGGTCCGGGCCGGCGCCAGGACGAGACGTCGCCATGGGACCGCAGGGGCTCGCGGTCGTGGGCCGCGGTCCGGGAATCGGAATCGTTATCCGTGCGGAATTTGAACCGATGGCGACATTTCGGACATGTGGCCATGGTCGAGGTCACGGGAATTTTCTTGTCGGGCAATTCCCGAAAGTAGCCGCATTGTGGGCAAGTGATGCGCATCGTATCCCTTTGTGAGGCACCCTGGCGTTGCCGCCTGGCGCGAGCCGACGCAAGGCAGTGTAGCCACTCCCCGGCGGCAAGGCAACTGCGCGGGGGTGGCGGGAGGCCGGCCTGGGGCTGGTTACCACAGGCCGGGCAGCAGCAAAACCCTGCCGTCGGTGGCGGGGGCGGCCAGGGCGGTGAAGAATTCCAGGGGCAGGGCCGGGTAGTCGCGGCTGAGGCGGTGGGCATGGCGTCCGGCGGCGGCGTCATAGGCCGCGAGCTTGGCCGTGACGGCCGCGTCGTCGGCAAGCAGGCGGTTTAAATGCAGCAACGGGGCGTCCAGGGCCAGGACGACGGGGCCGGCGAGCCCCTCCAGGCGTTCGTGGACCGGGCGGACGTAGCGGGGGCGCGAGGGCGGTTCTTTGGTGAAAAAGCGCAATTGCAGGTCCGGCCAGAGGCCATGCCCGGCTTTGACGTGGTCCGGGTCGGGATAGAGGGTGAGCCTCGGAAAGTAGGCTCCGGCCAGTCCGGGCATGGCGGCGAGCCGGGGAAGCGTTTCCCGAAAGCCCGGGCCGGGACGTTCGTCGGGGTCGAGGCTGAGGATGCGCCCGGGGGGACAGGCGGCAAGCAGCGCGTTTCGCTGGGCGGCGAAATCGCCTCCAAGGGGCCGGGCCAGATGGCGCACGGGCATGCCCAGCCGGGAGGCGGCGTCCCGGCCCGAGACGGGTACGGTCCGGGCGTCCCAGGCGATGACGGCCCGCTGGGCCAGCCCGGCGCAGGCAGCGAAAAAATCGGTCAGGGCCGGTTCGTCCGGTCGGGCCAGCACGGCCAGGGTCACGGGCGAGGGGGCGGCGGCGGTCGCCGGCAGCGGCACGGTCTCGGCGAGAACGCGCCGCAGCCAGACAAGCGCCTGGCGGACCTCCGGCGGGCAGGGCTCCGGATTGACGGTGACGAGCGTTTGCGGCCCGAGGCTTGCGGCCATGGCCGGCAGGCAGAAAAGGGCCTGGCGCGACGAGTCGGCCAAAAGCTGGCGGTTGCCGCCCGGGCGTACCCAGGCGAGCTTTCCCGCGTCGCGAAGCCTTGCGGCGGCAACGGTGTCCGGGGTGAGAACGGTCAGGGCTGTGGCCGGCGGCAAGGCGGCGGCCAGGGCGGCAGCCAGTTCGCCCGTGCCAAGGCCCAGCAGCAGCACATGCCGCCGCTGCCTGGCGGCGCGAAGGACACGCTCGACCCGCACGGCCGTGCGCCCGGGATCGGGGGACGGAGCGTCCGCGCCGGAGACAGGACCCGCCGCCTGGTCTCCGAGCCGCCAGGACAGGATTTCGCTCGTGAAAGTGAAAAAGGGATGCGCGTCGGCCACCGAATCCTCCGTCCGGGGTGGTACCGTGGGAAGCGGCCGGAAGTCCATTCGGCGTCGGACAATGAAAAACGCCCGCACGACGGCCGTGGCGGGCGTGAGTGTTTTGGAAGAAGGGTTATCCCTGGGCGCGGCTGGCGGCGTAGGCGGCCATGACCCGGCGTACGGGCGCGCCGGCCGGCACGGCGACCGTCTCGAATTCCCGCTCCACGGGCGCGGCGGGAACATCCATGGCCGCCAGGGGCGTCACGGACGTGGCCGCGGGCGCGACCGGCCGGAGCGGGGTGCGGGGCGTGGCCTTGGGCGCCTGCCCGGGGACGTCGGCCTGTGCGGCCTTGGACGCGCCCTGACCGGCCTGGGCCAAGTACAGGGCCTGGGCGGCCGGCTTGCCGGGCTGGCCCGACATGGCCCCCGGCAGGATGGGGGCGGCGGAGCCGGCGCTTACCGGCACGCTCTTGGTGGTCACATGCTGGTTGGCTTCGTTGAAAGCTTCGCGCAGGCCGGTCAGG
Proteins encoded in this window:
- the gltX gene encoding glutamate--tRNA ligase, whose product is MSTIVTRFAPSPTGYLHIGGARTAIFNWLLARHTGGKFLLRIEDTDLVRSNADMTKSILDAMEWLGLDHDGEITYQSQRFDIYNEYIDKLLATGHAYWCSCTPEEVEAMREEARQKGLKPKYSGRCREAGLGPGPGRVVRLKAPIAGATVVDDMVKGPVSFDNAELDDMVLRRPDGSPTYNMAVVVDDATMGVTHIIRGDDHLNNTPRQILIYKALDLPLPRFGHVPMILGPDKKKLSKRHGATAVMEYETEGFLPEAMLNGLVRLGWSSGDQELFSREELVELFSTDNLGSSAAVFDQAKLLWLNAHYIKESPASRLAVLVNSFLERKGYPSQDLEYLARIVPLLQPRAQTLAEMADKTECFVVRTDDLVYDMKAVQKFLTPEVREHLTDVRAILEALCCFDEAAMEQAVAAYLEAKELKFKKLAQPIRVAITGGTASPGLFETMAVMGKKRVLARIDRALAL
- a CDS encoding NifU family protein, encoding MREKVEAALAKIRPSLQADGGDVELVEVTDGGIVKVRLTGACKGCPMSQMTLKNGIERILMQEVPGVKAVEPV
- a CDS encoding DUF4405 domain-containing protein translates to MFKKSVFLILLFSFFFLMLSALVVFIAPAARVASWADWAFLGLSRPSWEAAHLGMGLLFVVAALAHVACNRATLLDALRDADGALVLFTRPFFVGLLVAVAVFVWSLGGMPPVGQLVAVSDYFKQRAVETYGEPPYAEAQRSTLESLARRMGMDKDKALALLRLKNIKAESADMTLAEIARQNGVAPGGVFEALRMVMEPSGGNPGGLPKDPPPGLGRRKLSDICEEYGLPQATAMSRLAAAGMKAQPSWTLTDTAKANNVLPIAVYEALRTEKPAPVAVEVTPTPEAATPQPVQEQESAPAEQPQPVRQAAPVQEPTPIQAAPQQAPVAQPAQPAPGVASQPGYAPTTPGAVQPAQPGYPPATAAPAQPTAPAASIPATPPPGLEKMMLQTFCREYDIPLSVAVQRLARHHITAFGDMSFEELSLENNRTPSDIMRLVVGQ
- a CDS encoding zinc-ribbon domain-containing protein — its product is MRITCPQCGYFRELPDKKIPVTSTMATCPKCRHRFKFRTDNDSDSRTAAHDREPLRSHGDVSSWRRPGPAAQAETAAPPVTHWESPHQDEAPEDLAPPSVRSKVPAPKAEDAVPEEAPDEQAHTPPRDHQWSQVAQEVAASRPEPAATSGHDDEVEADAASPAPGDDRPGESAPAEPPRDSAEAAPGAARRDAPDDMAITREDATESPEVPPKRHGPSDGQRAGDGVRDIWARLQAMDASPSRKRAAKSEAPVDEEDEADDAPEDANTPPRETVTDPIPWERVDAYGFFPGLFRTLKKILFTPVDFFSDMPLGRPKGKALVFNLLISEFLLVIDFLWSIMGLRARIGDPGQADPLGAAAATPGLGFLIALLLVPLAITFGIYLDAWLTHLLLRLFRSANKGFNETFRVLCYSAAPTVLSAVPVAGQILSPVILVWYMVLQAIGLKKVHQGAYTQTLAVIFIKWSIYLFLLLAMLQNFTPGR
- the fliS gene encoding flagellar export chaperone FliS; protein product: MQAAARSYFQTQVATTTQGDLLIMLFDAALKFLSQAKEKIAEKNYAQKGILISKAMDILSELQGSLNAQKGGDLADRLQKLYFFCNARLLAANLKMDVTKIDEVVNILTGLREAFNEANQHVTTKSVPVSAGSAAPILPGAMSGQPGKPAAQALYLAQAGQGASKAAQADVPGQAPKATPRTPLRPVAPAATSVTPLAAMDVPAAPVEREFETVAVPAGAPVRRVMAAYAASRAQG